The window gaaaatattatagatatataatgcgtataaagtattataaaaaatattaaatcattttattttattcatacaatgagtaataaatcattatttttgtttcaatgATTACATTTTGTatcaataaagatatttttaataaaatttgaaagattttataatatttctataaatttaagcagcttacaaataaatacgaatatcATAGAAATATGACTTACTATACGTTCTTTTTAGGGACCCTAGATTAATGAACTTCGATTGTTATTTAGAACTTTTAGTAAGCTAAATGTGTTAGTTGACTTTTGGTAAAAAGTTGTTTTGATTCataggaaataaatattagttCGTTAGATCTTGgcaatatttttgaatttcttaCTAAAAGATGGAGACTAAAccaaaaaatgaatatttacttGCTTTAAAAggtaatacataatattttgatatgtatatatatatatatatgtttatatattgtgttgaaaaaaaaaaaaagaaaaacaataatactacaataataataatttatatttatatatgtatttaatttttttttttcttcaatgcTAAATATGTGAAATtgacaattttataaatttttttctagtaATGAGGTTAACACGACCCACTCTTGCCAGTCCTGTAGTTGTAACTTGTGATTCAACAGATTTACCAGGTAATACGCTCaacaatgaattaaaaaatgattgcACATCATTGCAAGGAATGGAAACACTTGCTATTGGGCAATTTATGGTATTACCGCAAAGTTTTGGGTATaagtttttgtaatatttaagcttttttttttttaaatatatggagtattttataataatataatataatataatataataatagatttatttatatatttcagaaatatatatttaggagaaatattttcaagctaTTTATGTGTACATAATGGTAGTAATCAAGTAGTTAAAAATGTGACTGTTAAGGTAATtgttagaaattaaatatttttttgaaaataaaaatataaatattttcattgcgCTGTATATTTTTACTAGGCAGATTTACAAACGAGTACTCAAGTTATTTCATTGTCGTCGGGAAATTCAGAAGTCAAGGAATTAGCTCCTGATAATACAGTGGATGAAGTTATTCATCATGAAGTTAAAGAGATAGGAACGCATatgtaaaattaaacaaaagttaatattttttttattgaattgacAATTCCTgtgattaaatttttatatcattttagatTAGTATGTGAAGTTAGTTATACACCTGCTAATTTAATGGGTCCTCAACAGTCGTttaggaaatattttaaatttcaagTAGTTAAGCCATTGGATGTGAAAACAAAATTCTATAATGCAGAAGTAAgtaattatcaatgataagatataaataataataataataataatataaaaaatatatatatataacatacttTTGCATAGTCTGATGAAGTGTATCTTGAGGCACAAATACAAAATCTTACAGTAGGTCCAATTTGTCTAGAAAAAGTGTCATTGGAATCGTCACATTTATTTAGCGGTTagtaataacactattaaataatttttaattgatagtacgttaaaaagtaatttttttcttttattagtatcaacattaaataaaaatgaaaagggagaaagtaTTTATGGGAAAATTAACTTATTGGATTCTGGTTGCAGTAGACAATATCTATATTGTTTGAAACCTCAGTTAAGTTTACAAAAAGATCCTAAGATGATGCATAATGCTACTAATATTGGGAAATTGGATATTGTATGGAAAAGTAATCTAGGAGAAAGAGGACGACTACAAACAAGCCAATTACAAAGAATGGTtcaattacttatttattagttAAGAGATTTTATAATAGTTTAGATATATggaataatacttttttttttttgctcgaaAATAGGCACCAGAATATGGAGATCTAAGAGTCATTATGAAAGATATTCCATTGAAGGTTTACCTTGAAGAACAAGTGAATCTTAAATGTCACATAACAAATACTTCGTatgtgttaattttttttttttaattaatttatatctttttttaatcatagtttattataaaatataaatgtattctattgtaattttaattattcattattagaGAAAGAAGTATGGATTTGTTATTAAGTTTGGAATCAAGTGATTCAATTGCATGGTGTGGAATATCtgataaaataattggaaCATTAAAACCTGGAACCTCCATTGATGTACCTTTGAGTTTAATCCCATTAGATAGTGGTATTACTGTGAGtagatttcatataaaaaataaatctttaaagtataatataaaaaatatgagttTTACTTTACAGATTATTTCTGGCTTAAAGTTGATGGATACTTTTTTAAAAAGGGTATATGACTATGATGATTTAGCACAAATTTTTGTCAACCAATTGAATTAATGTGACttaggaaaatatataatgtatattttttggatatatttaatttaaaaattatactataacaattattattatttaatatttattcaaagaTATGCATCTATAGTAGACATTTTTTTAGTTTCACTGACAGCTCCAACAGCACATGCCAATAATGTTTGAACATCCTTAGGTTCGTTTCCACCAAAAATGTAACCATTTGCCTTATCAATGGCATTTTTCACTTGTAACAAAAGTGCTTGATTGGAAACATCCAATGGTATAAAACTTACAAGACTATAATCCTCAACTAAAGAAACTAAAGCTGCATTAAGCTTTTTGTACctgtatataagaaaaattttattacttttatagaaagaagagagttTAAATTGtaacttgttaaaaaaaaattaaataacataCTTTGCTGTAAAAGGATCCTCGTCCAATTTCTCtagaagatattttaaatcgaGTACTTCTgtataaaaatctatattaaaTGCTAAACGatcgttaaattttttcatttcatcaaATTTTGTCATAATGTTAACATGAGGTAGACCTAATTGCAACATAGTAGTTGTACATAAAATTAGagatgataaatatttccctgtaaataaatcataaatctttacatttactttataaatatttaaacgtgTATATAAACTCTTTCAGAGAATATATTTACCTGGATCGCTACAATGATGTGAGTCTACAAGATGTACGCTAcataatcttattaaattctGAGTCAATTTCTCAACAATTGAACTAACAGATTTATGATGTGTATAAAGTTCAACCtatttataacaatgttataaTTCAATAATGTATTCACGATAAACGATTTAAATATTGATGTATAATTATACCTGTCCTGGGCAATCAAAAATAAGGTAGTAATCCTTCAAATTTaaaactttattaattaaccATTTGACATTTGCTTCTAAAAATTCCATACAGTAAACTAATGCACCATTCGGACCAAGACCATATTCTGTCATTACTTCTTCGTGTTCGATTAATTCGGATATATCTATTAATGGAGTATATTCCATATTTTCATTGGCTGGATCTGAtggtaagaaaatatatttgtataaattaaataattacaaattaatgcTATATCAAGCATACCAATGTTGATAACAGCTACTTTTCTACCCATTTGTTCCAAAAATTTACACATTGCATTACAGTATGTAGTTTTTCCACTACCAGGTGGCCCAATGACCAATTGTCCAAATATTAAactcatattttttatcagtCTTCAAAATTACCACAATTTCAACTGATTTATAGTATCAGTTATAgtttttaatatctctttattataatcttttaaagataatgacaacaataaaggtttatctatatttatttcttctgcGATATATCTAGCGGCAGCATGAACATCAACTTCGTCTTTACCAAAAATAAtactgaaatttttatttaattgtattagatgtaaagaaaaaaaaaaataataataataaaactactTACTTGGTAGAGAAAATATTACTGTTAAATTGATTTAAAGCTGATTCTCGATTAACCGTAATTAATGATCCCAGTTTCTTGAAAtgagatataattaaaaatatacgattactaaaaataaaatgtaattttagtTAATAGTCCAAAATGTcaattatcctttatatatttgttcgtTACCTGTAAATCGTTACAGCAATATCCGTATGATATCCACAAGTATTAATTGCAAAAATATGATTCATAGTTTTTCACAcatttctgaaaaaaaataattataaaaataatacttaaattatagaaaattagttaataattatattcccAAAACATATTATAAGTTCAAATGTTCGATATAAGAAATGATATAAGTACGAAATAATACTTACAACAAAAAtgttttatgtttataatttcctttattctttctctttatcacttttatttatgaataaacctatattacaaatatacaaCAAActttacatatacgtacatataacaAATCGATTGTCTTTGATTGACaagtattttgttttttactatTTAGAATTgcgataaaattgttatattatttcttgatcaagaaataataatattatggcGATTTCTATCTCACGAAAGATACGTCTATTTTTGTAGAAGTAATCCTTGAAACTGTCGTTAATTAGATATGGGATCCAATTATAAATGACTTTCACTTTTACGTGATTAATTGTTACAACATTTGATTTACCGTATTAATAAActaaaatttatcaataataaaatataaaaaatttattaattgaagaataatagaaaaatattacactAATGATGATTTTATACCAGCATCGTGTTTCACGGCAAAGCCGACAGGCGTCGCGACATGTCAccggtaataaaaaaatatattgagcATCCCATCTAGGGAGAgttgtttttatgaagaacTCTTCTTGTTCCAATCATCGAAGGATTAACTCTATTCGTGAATATACAAAGGTGCAATAAacaagagagacaaagacgattattatttaaggTGGAATAAAGTTTGATTACATTATTTAATGGTGTAATCAATTCTTATCTCTATAAGCATTATTATTCGTcccatatatacaatataaagaaagggaattgtaataaaaattttatttttcactttaaCTAATATATCgcatctttattctttttgttcattATACTTTAATTCTTTCTAATTAGGACTATATCCTACATTAGGACTAAAACAGATGTTCCTACATTCTAACGACTCATGTGCTTTTTATTGACTCTATCGAAAAGTATAATATTCGCATATAGGCGTCGCTATCGTCGCTATAACAGCACAATTTGTCCAAATGTTTATGCATTTGTATTTTGTTGCAATATgtagaaaacatttttattggtTGTGTTAATCTCCATTATATGTTTCATTTTTGGTTAGAATTACGAAGTTATTCTCTACATATTTTACATTCTAAGATCGACTCACATTGTGAAGTCTCGTATGGACGAGTTATCGCCATCATCGTCTACTTAGTAGAAAAATATCTTCATTAATAGATGCAAATTTATGTGGTATcgatatatttactttaatatattttttatcgttaattgcaatttttttttttattggtattTCAATTTCAGCCGAATTAGTGTATAAATCAAGTTAAAATCTCAGGTTGGTTGGCTACCACTATTGCTGTGTTAACAATgtcattatttaataaaccAAAACGGAATATTCGTCGGCGACCTTTCAATGACGAGGATGAGGATAATGAAAACAGGATGGAAATCGAAGATACTCAGCCTGTCAAAGTAAAAGCCAAGAAGAAAGACAAACCAAAACAAACGCTCCTTAGTTTTGGAGAGGAGCTAGAAGAAGGTAAATGTTAATATCTGCTATTGCATAAATTATAGTAGCATATtagaaagattattattaatttatcatatatggACAATTAGAATGAAAGatgtttttatcataaaatattgtaatgatagcttatcaaagttttttctagtttttttttcctttatatatatatatatatatatatatatatatatatatatatatatatatatatatatatgtatgtatatataaaatatattaccaCAATATGTTCAACGTAACAAGCTAAAGATttgattaatatgaatataatagtatataatattaatagtttaatagttctttttaatttcatgtAAGAAAAgcttattttctaataaattaactaaattgtcattaaaagtatataataaagtttaaatTTAACTATGTAGGATAGGCATTTGTGAAATCGTACGTATCTTCTATACATACTTTTATAATCTTATGagtatattatagatattataattttttctttttatttgtaatatagattaataaaagagaaatattttatagaattatttattagatatctggacttatgattttatatcttggatataaaaatttcatgttttaatttatgaatttctaaaaaatttttagtGTGTCAAACGATTCAGGATTAATgcgacaatttcaataacgttaatttcaataatgacATTTACagtgtttaataaaatttattgatttttttagcGGATGATGGAGAAGTTTTTAAGGTGAAGAAATCTTCGAGGAGCAAAAAACTGATGAAACAGCTAGATcacgaaaggagaaaaaagaaaggtgaaGAGAAAATGCAAGTGGACTCTGAGCAAGCAAACATGTCCATTAAACAGGAAAAAGATTTAGAAATAAAGACAGATGATCTAGTAGTAAGCTATCTCTatgatgtattattattattagaatttctCCAATTTGTAATCAAGTATCAGTTTATTGCGTcttaaagtatatatttgaCAAACACTCAAGGGATATATACAACAAGAAGACATGTTCATTATTAcctgtattatttataaatttcattttgataGAATGGATAATATTGAGTTTTATAATACaggatatatagaaaataatatttcatatttgtgTACATAATATCAAGGTATTGCACATATCAAATAATcttcaataattaaattttatcaattcaaACAAATAGCCAGTCTTGTATTTATATGTggttcatatattattattttcaaacaaattatattgtttatccATGATAGCAAGAAAAGACGCAACTGTGTACTCTTACTATCTATAaaacatttgtatatatttatatataaatatatatatatatatatatatatacacactcagatattaataatttcaatcttttaaaatttttgtgttatttatatatttctcatatttattgtcaggttatctttttattaaagaagCATGATATAAAAGCTCTacaaattgtaataacaaacaatttgtcataacaaatttcaattttgttttcaaaaatattaatttgtattattccgttaaaaaacttttttaatataaaaatatattttttattaacaggttaaaataaaaaataccgGACCACTGATTTTAAATGGAAGAGCTGCATTGGCAGCAGGCAAGGACGATTATACATCtgatgaagaagatgaatctcattctcataaatttcgaaaaaatacAGATAAAGCTGATACCATGAAGATACTGCTTGAAAGTGAgttgtgtttgtgtgtgtgtgtgtgtgtgtgtctataagatatataattaataagattaaataatttttctattattccttattataattatccatattttttaGGTGGCTGTATACCCGACGCTGCTATGATACATGCAGCTAGAAAACGTAGACAAAAGGCTAGGGAATTGGGAACAGATTATATTCCTTTAGATGAACAaaggtaattattaattattgaatatagataatatattgaatatagataatagttaatagttagatgtaaaaatttaatgaattattataattttatatttattcataacatgtatatacgtcatatatgtacatattatactatatatatatatatctatattctaTGCAGTGATGAGAAAGGGAAATCACGGTTAATTAGAGAAGAAGATCATGATAGAAGCGATGATGATTCTCAAGATCGTATTGATATGACTGTCAATACGGAAGCacgagataaagagaagaggagagaagctTTTCTTGCATCACAAGTATcaaacaaaagtaaataatatattataaagattaattaatatgaaagtTAAGAAAGATTTGGAAAATTGTCATATggggatttctttttttcttttttctttttttttttaagtttctgCCGAAGAAAgtgagaatgaaaatgaagaagaagaatgggAAGCTCAACAAATTCGAAAGGGTGTTACAGGTGCTCaggtaaaaattattttcttttataatttatttctgtataaatatatgacaAAGCTTAGTTTTGTCCGTAATCCGTAAAAGTATcggttgaaaataaattttataatacagaTTGCAGCAGCTCATCAAGATTCTATGATACAACAACAATTCTCATTAGGATTAAATGTAAACCAAATGGTTGCACCTGGAGTACCATTAGAAATGGTAATGATGCCggcaccaccacctccaccaacCATTCAACCACCAGATCCAACGAAAGTAGTGCCCATTACTCCGCAAgaagttattaataaaatgcgTGCAAggttttgtttctatttttttttttttcaattcattttatctataaaaaaacaagcaagacacacatacacacacacacacacacacatatatatatatatgttgtatatttcaaatgtatttttataaataatgttatacatgttattatataatatgaatcaatgaaaatttataggTTGGATAGTTTACGAGAAGTACATTCGCGTCACCAATTAGATCAACATCAGCTTGAACAGGAATTAGAGCAGACTGTGAAAGAGTTGGATGAAGGCGAAGCTCGTGCGCCGCAGCTTGCACAACGCTTCAGATATTACCAAGAGTTGCGTGGGTATGTCACTGACTTGGTAGAGTGTCTTGATGAGAAGGTGGGTTTATACGCTTTCACGTTTTTTTACGTGCACGGGGGTTTTCCATGCAGACTGTATCGACTGTTCAAATCATTCAgtcgatttaatattatcatttattataatggaATATtcaaaaggatttttttttttatttcttttttctttttttattttttattttcttttttcttttctttttcttttcttttcttttttttttttttttttttttttcttttcttttgtcaaaaaatataagtaaatgTCAAATTATACAAACAGATGACCATTTTATATACATCACTTATAGCTAGAACAAAGctcaaaatatattagaatgtaatgttgaatttatattagattatttatgtatacatatttatatatatatgtatatatatatatatatatatttctatgtatatatgtatatatatatatatttctttttttcttaaaatgaaTGCAGTAATAAGGTAGATATCATAAAATACACttatagaagaaagaaggtaGCAATCACGTTAGTAATTATTCCATAAAGTAAAGAAATCTATTtatccatttatatattttttcccgTTTATATCGTTTGTATTGCCGGGGGTCAAAATCTTCTCTGTATTTTTTAGATATGTATAACATAGaaattagtataatatttgattatttataaattaatatatatatatatatatatattatttatatatatatatatattacaaaagtgTGGTAAGTagtttcaatttaaaatttgtatgctcacatatatataaaataaacaaaaaaaaaaaaaaggagagagtcTTAAGACAAAATAATACTTTCTGCGTGCTagagaaatttatgaaatattactatagataaaaaaaaaaataaataaataaaaagaagaataaaaactcatataatatatgttactataaaaaatatatatatattttctggaGCATATATATTCGTGCATTGTTAAATTGTTGTAATGtgtgaattttaatatatcattttttgttaGCTGCCTTTGGTTATTGGATTGGAGCAACGTTGGCTAGATCTATACGGGGAACGCTCAATAGAACtaatggaaagaagaagacaggATACGAGAGATCAAGCCGAAGAAATTACAACTGCAGCAAGTCAGTTATTTcagtaattattaaatgttacaattatttattaaattgatcgaataacacatttataatagaattactaataatcatattctattgtattatttagaaaatatttcttgcaactatttctttatattatttaaattatttcatttatacatataaatattataacatgattattttatAGGAGGTCAAGCAATAAGAAGAGGTCCAGAAGTCGAAGCACGTATTCGACGAGTTACGGAAAGAGAAGGTAGACGAGCACGTCGTAGAAGAGCTAGAGAATTAGCACCAACGCTACCAAAGCACATAGATGGCATGTCCAGTGATGATGAGGTCACTGAACAACAAAATCTTGCATTTAAGCAAGCAAAAGGTTGTATATTTATCTTAAACATTCATATTATCTCCTTCATCTCCTCAAAAATGATTTCATgagataaaacaatatatattatattatcacatgtctttgtattttattgatttttcaattgaaaaataaaaaaaaaatcatatattatatatatatatatatttttttttattttattatttttagaggAAAttgataaagaaggaaaagaaatatttgctGATGTGATGGAGGATTATTGTACGCTAAGAGGTATTTTAACGAAGTTGGAATTATGGAGAGAAACTGACATAGATGCTTATATGGAAGCTTATGTATCTTTATGTATACCCAAAATTTTATCACCTCTTATAAAATTGCAATTAATAACCTGGAATCCTATCATggtaattcatttaatatgtttaaatatatgcccctaaaaaaaattctttcttagcaataaaatatatttatattttttatttaattattaggaGAGTGCTGATATAGAAAGAACGAAATggtataatacattattattatatgcattagataaaaaagaaacagaagattCATTAAAACGAGATCCTGATGTAAGATTAGTACCGCTTACTGTTGAAAAAGTTGTAATACCTAAATTAACAGGTAAGCAAATTATACAtcttatttcttaaataaGATGTATAAGgtattaaataatcatttaaaaccattaataaaacattttattaattttacaattttcagCCATCGTGGAAAAGATTTGGGATCCGATGTCTACTTCTCAAACATTACGTCTCGTTGGTACAGTAAATCGGCTTATTAGAGATTATCCAAACTTGAACGATACGAGCAAACCATTAGAATCATTATTTAATGCCATattagaaaaagtaaaggCTGCTGTTGAAAATGATGTATTTATACCAATTTTTCCCAAACAgtaaatatgaattaattcaattaaataaatcttgaattataattttttttttggggggggggggcgaGTTGGAGGGGAAACTAAactaataatgtttatttatatcatgtTATTTTTAGAACACTGGATAATAGGCATCAATTTTTTCAACGACAATTTGCTATGGCGGTAAAgttattaagaaatttattaagttGGCAAGGTCTTCTTGGGGATgcacaattaaaaaatttagcaTTGGGATCGCTATTAAATCGATATCTTTTGGCTGGATTACGAGTCTCATCTGCACCGGATGCACTTTTCAAAGCGAATatggtaattatattaatgtaataaaatctaaaatacagatatatatatatatcgatcaataattttttctaaagcattataaacatacaaataatatttttatacagatTATGAGTACTTTACCACGAGCTTGGTTGCAAGGTGAAACAATAGAACATCTTAGAATGTTTGCCACTCTTATTCAACAATTGAGTGAACAGTTAGACCAAGCAAACCCAGCACATAAGTAAGtcaaatcaaaatttatttattttatctttatttttataatatatatatatatatatatatatatatatatatatatatatgtgtgtaggtAATGATTCTTCAATTTTAGAAgtactaaaataaaattgaattaaatgttTTAGTGAAGCTTGGGAATATTCTAAATCCATCCTGAAGATAATTAAAcctttgtaatataataagatagaATGTTTTTAgtatcatttatttacattttataattaataattgttaccCATCCATAGTTTTATACActtagaaataagaaaatattatatagtatacatTGTAGTACAATTACAGTTAGATgtattgtgtatgtatatatatatattgtgtgtatatatatatatatatatcgcacgcaatacatattattttatatagtagTAACTCAGGCACTATATAACACATCTTTAGacacaaaacaaaagataaatgaaaataatacacTTGCtacaattgtatataatacggtgcacattaaaaaataaaattgtaaatattcaaTATCTCTTAAATAATGTTCTTTAAAAAGCATTAATTAAGTGTGTACCATTAGTTGTCTTggctaaataaaaaaaaaaaacatgaattCTCTTTCatgtttctttatctattttcat is drawn from Vespa crabro chromosome 10, iyVesCrab1.2, whole genome shotgun sequence and contains these coding sequences:
- the LOC124427404 gene encoding PAX3- and PAX7-binding protein 1 isoform X1, whose translation is MSLFNKPKRNIRRRPFNDEDEDNENRMEIEDTQPVKVKAKKKDKPKQTLLSFGEELEEADDGEVFKVKKSSRSKKLMKQLDHERRKKKGEEKMQVDSEQANMSIKQEKDLEIKTDDLVVKIKNTGPLILNGRAALAAGKDDYTSDEEDESHSHKFRKNTDKADTMKILLESGCIPDAAMIHAARKRRQKARELGTDYIPLDEQSDEKGKSRLIREEDHDRSDDDSQDRIDMTVNTEARDKEKRREAFLASQVSNKISAEESENENEEEEWEAQQIRKGVTGAQIAAAHQDSMIQQQFSLGLNVNQMVAPGVPLEMVMMPAPPPPPTIQPPDPTKVVPITPQEVINKMRARLDSLREVHSRHQLDQHQLEQELEQTVKELDEGEARAPQLAQRFRYYQELRGYVTDLVECLDEKLPLVIGLEQRWLDLYGERSIELMERRRQDTRDQAEEITTAARGQAIRRGPEVEARIRRVTEREGRRARRRRARELAPTLPKHIDGMSSDDEVTEQQNLAFKQAKEEIDKEGKEIFADVMEDYCTLRGILTKLELWRETDIDAYMEAYVSLCIPKILSPLIKLQLITWNPIMESADIERTKWYNTLLLYALDKKETEDSLKRDPDVRLVPLTVEKVVIPKLTAIVEKIWDPMSTSQTLRLVGTVNRLIRDYPNLNDTSKPLESLFNAILEKVKAAVENDVFIPIFPKQTLDNRHQFFQRQFAMAVKLLRNLLSWQGLLGDAQLKNLALGSLLNRYLLAGLRVSSAPDALFKANMIMSTLPRAWLQGETIEHLRMFATLIQQLSEQLDQANPAHNEAWEYSKSILKIIKPL
- the LOC124427405 gene encoding trafficking protein particle complex subunit 13 — its product is METKPKNEYLLALKVMRLTRPTLASPVVVTCDSTDLPGNTLNNELKNDCTSLQGMETLAIGQFMVLPQSFGNIYLGEIFSSYLCVHNGSNQVVKNVTVKADLQTSTQVISLSSGNSEVKELAPDNTVDEVIHHEVKEIGTHILVCEVSYTPANLMGPQQSFRKYFKFQVVKPLDVKTKFYNAESDEVYLEAQIQNLTVGPICLEKVSLESSHLFSVSTLNKNEKGESIYGKINLLDSGCSRQYLYCLKPQLSLQKDPKMMHNATNIGKLDIVWKSNLGERGRLQTSQLQRMAPEYGDLRVIMKDIPLKVYLEEQVNLKCHITNTSERSMDLLLSLESSDSIAWCGISDKIIGTLKPGTSIDVPLSLIPLDSGITIISGLKLMDTFLKRVYDYDDLAQIFVNQLN
- the LOC124427404 gene encoding PAX3- and PAX7-binding protein 1 isoform X3 — protein: MKILLESGCIPDAAMIHAARKRRQKARELGTDYIPLDEQSDEKGKSRLIREEDHDRSDDDSQDRIDMTVNTEARDKEKRREAFLASQVSNKISAEESENENEEEEWEAQQIRKGVTGAQIAAAHQDSMIQQQFSLGLNVNQMVAPGVPLEMVMMPAPPPPPTIQPPDPTKVVPITPQEVINKMRARLDSLREVHSRHQLDQHQLEQELEQTVKELDEGEARAPQLAQRFRYYQELRGYVTDLVECLDEKLPLVIGLEQRWLDLYGERSIELMERRRQDTRDQAEEITTAARGQAIRRGPEVEARIRRVTEREGRRARRRRARELAPTLPKHIDGMSSDDEVTEQQNLAFKQAKEEIDKEGKEIFADVMEDYCTLRGILTKLELWRETDIDAYMEAYVSLCIPKILSPLIKLQLITWNPIMESADIERTKWYNTLLLYALDKKETEDSLKRDPDVRLVPLTVEKVVIPKLTAIVEKIWDPMSTSQTLRLVGTVNRLIRDYPNLNDTSKPLESLFNAILEKVKAAVENDVFIPIFPKQTLDNRHQFFQRQFAMAVKLLRNLLSWQGLLGDAQLKNLALGSLLNRYLLAGLRVSSAPDALFKANMIMSTLPRAWLQGETIEHLRMFATLIQQLSEQLDQANPAHNEAWEYSKSILKIIKPL
- the LOC124427407 gene encoding GPN-loop GTPase 2, with amino-acid sequence MSLIFGQLVIGPPGSGKTTYCNAMCKFLEQMGRKVAVINIDPANENMEYTPLIDISELIEHEEVMTEYGLGPNGALVYCMEFLEANVKWLINKVLNLKDYYLIFDCPGQVELYTHHKSVSSIVEKLTQNLIRLCSVHLVDSHHCSDPGKYLSSLILCTTTMLQLGLPHVNIMTKFDEMKKFNDRLAFNIDFYTEVLDLKYLLEKLDEDPFTAKYKKLNAALVSLVEDYSLVSFIPLDVSNQALLLQVKNAIDKANGYIFGGNEPKDVQTLLACAVGAVSETKKMSTIDAYL
- the LOC124427404 gene encoding PAX3- and PAX7-binding protein 1 isoform X2; protein product: MSLFNKPKRNIRRRPFNDEDEDNENRMEIEDTQPVKVKAKKKDKPKQTLLSFGEELEEADDGEVFKVKKSSRSKKLMKQLDHERRKKKGEEKMQVDSEQANMSIKQEKDLEIKTDDLVVKIKNTGPLILNGRAALAAGKDDYTSDEEDESHSHKFRKNTDKADTMKILLESGCIPDAAMIHAARKRRQKARELGTDYIPLDEQSDEKGKSRLIREEDHDRSDDDSQDRIDMTVNTEARDKEKRREAFLASQVSNKISAEESENENEEEEWEAQQIRKGVTGAQIAAAHQDSMIQQQFSLGLNVNQMVAPGVPLEMVMMPAPPPPPTIQPPDPTKVVPITPQEVINKMRARLDSLREVHSRHQLDQHQLEQELEQTVKELDEGEARAPQLAQRFRYYQELRGYVTDLVECLDEKLPLVIGLEQRWLDLYGERSIELMERRRQDTRDQAEEITTAARGQAIRRGPEVEARIRRVTEREGRRARRRRARELAPTLPKHIDGMSSDDEVTEQQNLAFKQAKEEIDKEGKEIFADVMEDYCTLRGILTKLELWRETDIDAYMEAYVSLCIPKILSPLIKLQLITWNPIMESADIERTKWYNTLLLYALDKKETEDSLKRDPDVRLVPLTVEKVVIPKLTAIVEKIWDPMSTSQTLRLVGTVNRLIRDYPNLNDTSKPLESLFNAILEKVKAAVENDNTG